The Streptomyces sp. NBC_00659 genomic interval GGACACGGCCGTTCAGCTCACTGCCCGGGTCGTCCCAGACGACGCCGACCAGGGAGAAGGGCCGTACGTTCCGGCGCGCGAGGCCCTGTGTCGGTGCGGCCGGGCCGAGAGACCGTTTGCGGCTGAGCGGGACGAGGGGCAGGGACTGGGTGCTGCCGGGGGCGGCGGCCTCCGATCTCAGCGTCGACGGCCCGGCCTTGGCCGGGGTGGCGGGCAGGGTCAGCGGAAGGGCGAGAGCGGCCGCACAGGTGACGCCGACCGAGGAAGCAAGGAATCCACGCATGCTCCTGATCCTGAACATAGTCATACATATCTGTCCATCGCGGAATTGACGGACCGTCGGACGCACTCCGCCGAACCGGTGGTGCGCGCGGCACGGGCCGCGCGGCGTCCCCGCGTACGCTTGCTCGCGTGAAAGCCACCGACCGCACCCCTGCCGACCTGCTGCGATCCGCGCTCTCCGAGGACCCCGCACGTCCTTTGGTGACCTTCTACGACGACGCGACGGGCGAACGGGTCGAATTGTCCGTGGCCACCTTCGCCAATTGGGTGGCCAAGACCGCCAACCTGCTCCAGGGCGAGATGTCCGCCGAGCCCGGCGAGCGGGTCGCGCTGCTGCTGCCCGCGCACTGGCAGACGGCGGTGTGGCTGCTCGCCTGTTCCTCGGTGGGCGTCGTCGCGGATCTCGGCGGTGACCCGGCGGCCGCCGACCACGTCGTCGCGGGCCCCGGCCGGTTCGACGCCGGGCTCGCCTGTTCCGGTGAGCGCGTCGCCCTGTCGCTCGCGCCGCTCGGCCGCCGCTTCCCGACGCCGCCCGCGGGATACGCCGACTACGCCGTCGAGGTCCCGAGCCAGGGCGACCGCTTCGCGCCGTACGCGCCCGTCGACCCGGAGGAGCGGGCCCTGATCGTCGCCGGGGCCGCGTACACGGGCGCGGAGGTCGTGGAGCAGGCCCGCGCCGACGCCCCGGGCCTGGATCTGACGGGCCCCGGTTCACGCATCCTGTCGGCACTCTCGTACGACACCTGGGAGGGCGTGGCCGCGGGCCTGTACGCGCCGCTGGCGACCGGCGGGTCCGTGGTGCTGTGCCGCAATCTCGACGGGCTGGACGACGACGCGCTCGCCCGGCGGATCGAGAGCGAGCGGGTGACCGCGACGGCCCGATAGGACGGGCCGACAGGGCGGGCCGGCACGAGGGGCCGTCAAGGGGTGTCCGTCTCCCGGCGCGGCTCTCGTGGGGTGGCGTCCGCGGCGGGGCGTCGCCCGTTCGGCCCATCATCGGCCCCCCTCACCCGCCGCGCCGGGACATGGTCGTAGGAACAGCCGGACCCGTTCGTACGCCATGAGGGGTGGTGGTCCCGACGTGACCGACACCGCGGGCACTCCCTCCGGAAGTCCGGAGGAGCAGGGGCGGGGAGCGTCGCCCACCGGGGCGGGGCGCCGGCGGCGGCGCTGGCTGCGCTGGACGGCGACCGGGGTGAGCGTGGTGGTCCTGGGCGCCGTGGCGGTCGGCTGGGCCGCGTACGAGAAGCTGAACGGGAACATCACGGCCGACAACGACACGGCGGCCGAACTCGCCCGGTACGAGAGGGAACGGCCCACCGCGCTCGTGCGCGACGCGCAGAACATCCTGCTGATCGGGTCCGACTCGCGCTCGGGGGTCGGCAACAAGAAGTACGGCCGCGACTCGGGGACGGAACGGTCCGACACCACGATCCTGCTCCACCTCGCGGCGAACCGGCGCAGCGCGACCGCCATGTCGCTGCCCCGCGACCTGATGGTGGACGTGCCGGGCTGCCGGCGCCCCGACGGGACCCGCACCGACCCCATGTTCGCGATGTTCAACTACGCCTTCGAGGTGGGCGGCTCCGCCTGCACGATCCGGACCGTCGAGAAGCTCACGAACATCCGCGTCGACCACCACATGGTGGTGGACTTCCACGGCTTCAAGGACATGGTCGACGCGGTGGACGGCGTCGAGGTGTGCCTGCGCGAGCCGATCGACGACAAGGCGGCGAAACTGAGACTGCCCGCGGGCAAGGTCGTCCTCGACGGCGAGCAGGCGCTCGGTTACGTGCGCGCCCGCAAGAGCATCGGCAACGGCAGCGACACCGACCGGATGGACCGCCAGCAGAAGTTCCTCGGCGCGCTGATCAGCAAGGTGCGCAGCGACGACGTCCTGCTCAACCCGGCGAAGCTGTATCCGGTGCTGGACGCGGCCACCTCGTCGCTGACCACCGACCCGGGGCTGGCGAGCCTGCGCGGCCTGTACGACCTCGTCCGCGGCCTGCGCGACATCCCCACGGACAGCATCCAGTTCCTGACCGTGCCCCGGACGTCCTATGTCCTCAACGCCAACCGTGATCAGCTCATGGAGCCCGCGGCGGCCCGGCTCTTCAAGCGGCTGCGCGCGGACAGGCCCGTCGTGGTCGCGAAGGAACCGCCGGCGCGACCCGCCCAGGGCCAGGCACCGCATTCCGTAAGCCTGTACGGAAACTCCTTGCGCGATTACGAAGAGGAGTCGAACGGCGACGGAATGTCGATGGCAATAGGGGTTGCCCGCCTCTCCGGCACACCCGATCCGACCCCGACTTTCCGAGGCAACACGGCGGCGCAGGACGCCTGCGGGTAAAGCGCACACCAAGGCGGGGAACAGCTGAGCTAAGAAGTCTCTGAAAATGGGGCGGATTGCCCGGTTGTAGGAACGTTGAATTCGTCACGGCCGTCGCTGGACGCTGAACTGGGCGGATAGTGTGAGCGATCCGGTGCACCCGGCCACGAGGTCCGTCCTGGCGGTCGCGCACTGCTTGACCGAGACCCGAGCGCCTTTTGAGGGGGAAAAGGGCGCCGCGTGGCCCCGACGGAGGATTCAGACAACCGTGGACGCGCAAGGCCGTGGGCGGGCGGACGACATCGACCCCGCAGACCAGTGGGTGCTCAACCCGAACACCGGTGAATACGAACTGCGACTGCCCCCTTCCGGAGCGCAATCGGGCG includes:
- a CDS encoding TIGR03089 family protein, with translation MKATDRTPADLLRSALSEDPARPLVTFYDDATGERVELSVATFANWVAKTANLLQGEMSAEPGERVALLLPAHWQTAVWLLACSSVGVVADLGGDPAAADHVVAGPGRFDAGLACSGERVALSLAPLGRRFPTPPAGYADYAVEVPSQGDRFAPYAPVDPEERALIVAGAAYTGAEVVEQARADAPGLDLTGPGSRILSALSYDTWEGVAAGLYAPLATGGSVVLCRNLDGLDDDALARRIESERVTATAR
- a CDS encoding LCP family protein — protein: MTDTAGTPSGSPEEQGRGASPTGAGRRRRRWLRWTATGVSVVVLGAVAVGWAAYEKLNGNITADNDTAAELARYERERPTALVRDAQNILLIGSDSRSGVGNKKYGRDSGTERSDTTILLHLAANRRSATAMSLPRDLMVDVPGCRRPDGTRTDPMFAMFNYAFEVGGSACTIRTVEKLTNIRVDHHMVVDFHGFKDMVDAVDGVEVCLREPIDDKAAKLRLPAGKVVLDGEQALGYVRARKSIGNGSDTDRMDRQQKFLGALISKVRSDDVLLNPAKLYPVLDAATSSLTTDPGLASLRGLYDLVRGLRDIPTDSIQFLTVPRTSYVLNANRDQLMEPAAARLFKRLRADRPVVVAKEPPARPAQGQAPHSVSLYGNSLRDYEEESNGDGMSMAIGVARLSGTPDPTPTFRGNTAAQDACG